A region of Clostridium acetobutylicum ATCC 824 DNA encodes the following proteins:
- a CDS encoding single-stranded DNA-binding protein: protein MNKTILIGRLTKDPELKYIPNTGTATCNFTLAVDRRFKKEGQQEADFIPIVVWGKQAESTANYMSKGKLMGVSGRIQTRSYDAKDGTRRYVTEVVAEEVKFLEWGKDSNIENVDFGVPVQEDITPVDNSDIPF, encoded by the coding sequence ATGAATAAAACAATACTTATCGGAAGATTAACTAAGGACCCAGAGCTGAAATATATACCAAATACAGGTACGGCAACATGTAACTTTACTTTGGCAGTAGATAGAAGATTTAAAAAAGAAGGGCAACAGGAAGCTGATTTTATTCCTATAGTTGTATGGGGTAAACAAGCAGAATCTACGGCTAATTATATGAGTAAAGGAAAACTTATGGGAGTTAGCGGAAGGATACAAACTAGATCTTATGATGCTAAAGATGGTACTAGAAGATACGTAACTGAGGTGGTAGCTGAGGAAGTTAAATTCCTTGAGTGGGGCAAAGATTCTAACATAGAAAATGTAGACTTTGGAGTGCCAGTGCAAGAGGATATAACACCAGTGGATAATTCTGATATTCCCTTTTAA
- a CDS encoding Zn-finger containing protein has translation MAKHEKCEICGRDTVVKCSKCGKSVCLGHIYQYVDESNIAITKHSPLLCAECYIKKYVRR, from the coding sequence ATGGCTAAACATGAAAAGTGTGAGATATGTGGAAGAGATACAGTTGTAAAGTGCTCTAAATGTGGCAAAAGTGTTTGCTTAGGGCATATATACCAGTATGTTGATGAGTCTAATATAGCAATAACAAAACATTCTCCGCTTTTATGTGCTGAATGTTATATAAAAAAATATGTAAGAAGGTAA
- a CDS encoding DUF5651 domain-containing protein, with amino-acid sequence MDLEKQVQGILSKLNFIESHALNNYIRTKTMLEISRAQELLQNEADEKEKKLKEINRYTWDIISETLSVALMENRISKERIKKIYSRMAELTRKTNQRDLYINEDLKDVKVVKKEELYNLIELAIDTSCRDCKRHSKHCRVYKLLKQYDVPKPTGEHCKCKYAYGGE; translated from the coding sequence AGAAAGTCATGCTTTAAATAACTATATAAGGACTAAAACTATGTTGGAAATAAGCAGAGCTCAAGAATTATTACAGAATGAAGCAGACGAAAAAGAGAAGAAGCTAAAGGAAATAAACAGATATACTTGGGACATTATTTCAGAAACATTAAGTGTAGCACTTATGGAAAATCGTATTTCTAAAGAAAGAATAAAGAAAATATATAGCAGGATGGCGGAACTAACTAGAAAAACTAATCAAAGGGATTTATATATAAACGAAGATTTAAAAGATGTAAAAGTAGTTAAAAAAGAAGAACTTTATAACTTAATAGAGTTAGCAATAGATACAAGCTGTAGAGACTGCAAAAGGCATAGTAAACATTGTAGGGTTTATAAACTGCTTAAACAATATGATGTGCCTAAGCCTACAGGAGAACATTGTAAATGTAAATATGCTTATGGTGGTGAGTAG